The region AAATGTGAGAGCATTGCCACACTATAAAGCCCTGACACTGCAATAAGGCTTTTGGTGAAATATAAAACCTGTCACAGGAGGACTGAGATGGCTTTAAGGTTATTCAATATATTCATTTCCAGCTGAATGATACATATTAGATCTACAGTGGTAGAGACAGCACTCACCCCACCATAGAAACCTTGCTTTCAGCCTCCAAGTCCTTGATTAAGTCCTTTAGTATGGCCTCCTCTAGTGGTGAATCTCTCTTACAGCGCTTGGACTGGGGCTCAGAAACAGAGGGGAAGTGCTGCACTATTTCTTTCTcctagaaaacacacactatgGTCATTTCTTGACTCCTAGCATGCGGTGGTATTATATTACACTGTATTATACTGTAAGGTATACATAGTATTTTGTGCCTCAATATACATACAAAAGGGGAGATAACAGCTGTACTAGCTGTCTTCTCTTGAACTTGAAGGATATACAGCTGTCATATTGAGTACACCATACGATATGATGCGATACACTACAGCCTCTCTGACAACATATCAAGACACAACTGGACTTTTTTAGCTTAGCAAAGACTTAATTTATGTACCGActtaaatgccaaaaaagctGGCACGTTGTCCCTTCAATAACACCGGGGACATACAGAACTATATCAGACAAGACAGTTTTTTAGTAGAAGTTAAATCTCACAATCTGTACAATCTGtattctcactttttttttttttttttttttacgagaaacagaacaaaaaactCACTGGACTCAGCTTCTCCTCTGCTTGTTTTcctgaaacaaaatgtaaattatagCACATGTGAGACATCATTATGTCTGAGGAGCATCTTGTGTGCCTGTTTGAGTCGTCTACCAAAGCTCAAACTATCTGTTCTGTATCACACGGGCTACACCTTCTGCCGGGGCTATTTATGcttgaccattcttttttacATGGAGCAACACACTGAACCTCTGCATGTACATGCTCAGCTAACTAGGATGAGCTTATGCGTATGACCACTGGACCTGTATAAAGCCACCACTTCTCCAACCTACATCCACTCTGCCTATGCAATAGAAGACCAAGAGATGAGGGATAGGGGTCAAGGATGAACTTTTGAGTTCCCCTCTCAGATTTTTTCTTGCAGCGGTTTATTAAGCAAAGTGAaccacacatacatgcatagTACTCCTGCTCTGCTCGTTGTAGGACAGTGGTTAGGCCTATTGTAAAGCACTTACAGAGCTCTGATACACTGTATGGCTTTGTCACTGTTCATAGATTTAAAGTTTCAATCTGTAACCTTCAacattacagtatgtttcagtTATCACGCATGCCTGTGTCCACAACcacatctttttctgtgtgttgacAAGGACGAGGAGTGCAATAATGACTAAgttatgtgtgtctttgtgctgaTAAAATGTAACGCTTTGCAAGTACAGGACGTATTTTGGTGAGTACTGTGTGTCATCACGTCACCGGCTtaagatgtgtgtttttcctcaccattctgtgtgtttttctccaggTAGAGGATAAGAATAAAAGGGTAGGCTCTCAGCTTCTTCTCGCCGTGTTTGCACATCACCTTAGACAATCCCTCCCAGCGCTTCTTATCTGATAGCTACAGTCAACAAAATCgaccttaaaaaaacatttttaacatagCATTGTACAATTAATTGATCACTACATGAAGCAGTAttcttttatcattattttgcAGTATAGGGATTTTGAAGATATGGTAATACAAGTAGCTTCATCTACAATAGTGGTCTCAACACTGAATATTGGTCGTTACCTTCATTCCACTGGGTCTCCATTTCATCTTATTCTGTTACTTTTCACAGTTTgctacataaaacacacacacgcaaccgAAACTTCACATATGATGTATGGTGTACTGTGGGTGAAAACTGGTGACAAACCTGCTAATCACCTCATTCCCATGTATCACAGTAATGCGGGCTCAGAGTGTGGTggagagacatacagtatggaTATGGGAGTGAACAGTGGAATATGTAGAAAGCTGACAGACGAATTAATACACTGACGGATGAAAAAACTGGTGAAGTTACAGTGAGGGATACAAGGGAAGATATTGAAGTGGGTACTAGAGAAGGGCTGGAGACTGTCCAGGTTGCCAAGAACAGCTCTGACGATATcctgaaaacagagaagaagaaaaagaaacagagcgttaaagagagggaaacagaggaaCGAGCAATATGAATAATGAGAGGTTAGAATGAATCAATTTCCTGTGAAAATAGACAATCATTCTGACAAAGAACAGTGTGAATGACAATGAGTCAACACAACAAATGTGAATGCTGACAGAGTGATTAAGTAAGTGAGCAGTATTCATAATTACCTCCAGTTCCTGATTGAAGTAGTTTCCTCCCATCACCTCCTCTCCACTGATGAAAAATAGGAAACACATTATATTGTGGTCGCAGTTAAATCTTTTGTACCTTATCTCAAATGCTTTAAAGCTGATTATAGAATAAGCGACCGTATCCCTCAGTGAACGCCTTTTGCTGCTGCGCTGCATGCACTGAAAGGCCCTTACTGTTGAGCACAAATATCAAGAAGTAGATAACGCTGGAATGCTGCTGAGCCTCGAGTGTCAAAAACATTAGATATAGTTAGATAAAAAGAGTCTTCTTCAGTCACAAGGAAAAAACGGCTTGAAGGCATTCACGGATCAGTCAGGACTCAGCCTTATCCCTGAATAAAGGCAGACAGATCCTGTGGGGCCTTGGATCCTCCTTTTTGCAGATGAAACAAACTATCAAGACGAAGTTAGGTAACACATCAGATCATGTAGCCGTCGTAGGCAGTAGCATTAAAAGAGTGGAGTTAAAAAGGTGACAAAAGATCAATGCTCCAACTAAAACCCCAGCTGCTGTTGAGACTGAAGAACGTTTTGCACTGCTTTAGCAATGGATCTTGAAGAGAAACATGAAGGGCAGAATTGAAGGAACCAGTGAGTGGATGCAACACTGATCAATAGTCTTTCTCTTGCTGGTATATATTTGGCTTTTGGATTTTGAGCTTTTGCTGTTTCAGTCTGCTttcaagaaaagacaaaaaaatagaataaaatgggaaaaaggagaggaactCCAGGAAATCAAGAATGCCAGAAAAAGAACGTCTTTAGTTGCTCTAATCCATCTCAAAATAGTTTCCCTTTTCCCTCAAGGTATTTTTGGTCTTGTAGGTTTTTCACTTGGTATTATGTCGGGCTTGGAGACAGGTGAAGAGCACCAGCAgtcaaattatttaatttctggTTATTAACTATGCAACTACAcatacaaaatttaatttctagGATTTAGTGTAAGTAGCCCACTACTTTAGTGGAAGTAGTGGGCTACTTACACTAAATCCTAGTTTGGTTAGTTTAATTTGTCAGCGGTCATGTCTTGCTTTCATATCATACAACGAGAGAATGAGAACAAAGGAAGAGTTGATTTTAAGTACAAATAGGGAGTTGTGAAGTGAGATGTAATTAACTATTTCTGTCTTGCCTGTAGCTGCTGCCTCCTCTGATCTTGAACTTGTAGATGAAACGACCAGCTCTGAAGAATCGAGTTTCagggaaagggaaggagaagCTCTGCAGTGTCATAGCTGACCTAAAGGTTTGGccaagaaaatcagaaaataaacaaattgatCACTTGATGTGGTGGTGGATTGGTTGGTTTTGAAGGTAAGAATACAACATGTTAGCATACATGTCGACTTTACTaagtaaaatgttgaattagTTTAGCTAGCTGGCAATCAAGACAATTCAGACACAGTTTATCCTGAACCTGTACTGCTGTAATATCACCTGTCAGAGTTTGtgaagctctctctctctctctttctctctgtatctctctcgCTCGCTATCAAAATTACCGTAATGTCTATAGAGAATGGCGCGCGTGAATTTGCTGTGCTGTCCAGCAGGGTAACTTCACCCACCAACAGGACGTCAACAGTTAAAACCATGTCAATCAAAATCTTGACTCGCCTCGCGATTCGCTGGACAAGGCCAATTCCCGCCTTCCGGCCGCTTGGGCTTCTTTGATTAGCCAGGTCTTCTTCCAATCAGCGGCGTCAGAGCAAGTGTCACTATGGTGACGGCGAAAACCGCCCAAACTGTCACATGACTGTCAGCTGACCATGTGTGGCAAGAACGAGTAGTTGCATACATTCATCTTTACACAACAGTTAAAGTTACTTCAGGTTTcgtttagttttgttttaaactcaTGACGTTACCTTTCATTAacagttgttttctttatgtgtgtgaataGGCGACAGGTCGTTGCGGTTTTATGCACCTCTCCTTGAGAAGAATTCAACTCAAATGACCCAACAGGTGAGgttaatgtctttatttttaacgATAGCATCCTTATTTAATTGTGCGTCTTCGTGAACACATTTTAATCTACTCACAGCTGTGCCATTCCAAGGTTCATTGCATGATTGTTGGTTCTCATCTATTGCGACGTGTACATTTTCGAAAACAGCAGCATTGTAACAATGTTTATACGACATCGTGACGTTAGGACGTTTCAACGCAGCAACATATTGAAGTCATTTATCGAGTACGATCCAAAGTTCTAAAACTGCGTCGCTGTAGGTTGTAATGTTCTAAAACTGAACTGTTGTAACAATTTTTGTGCTTCATTGTGACGGCCAACGTTCTACAATGTAACACGGTACTGTACAAGAAAAcctctcatttgtttttcactcaactctctctctctctccctctttaacAGGGTTGGATAGCCCAAAGAGTTCAAACAGGGTACAAAGAAAATAGGCGCCTTTCAGACCAGATGTCCTCCTCATCCGCCGCCATCTCTTCTGTCCCTCTAAATACGGGGGTTCAAATGCCCCTTCTGGGTTTGGGGACATACAAGTTGTGGGGTCCCGAGGACGTCTACCGGGCTGTGGATGCTGCCTTGGCTGCTGGGTACCGTGCCTTTGACAGTGCAGCCGTTTACAAGAATGAAGCTGACTTGGGTCGAGCACTGAGGGAGCTCCTGCCCAAATATGGATTGACGAGAGAGGATGTTTTCATAACCAGGTTATGTATATGGGCTTATATGCCTGCCGACACTTATGTCAGTAAATAAGAGACCTTTGGGGTATTACAGTACATAAGGCAGAATCTTTTCTTCCGGCACCTTTATGAATATGCATGTCATCTTGAATAAAGCTGGAAGATAAACATATCGATGGAATAATTATTTTTCGATGTGACACTAAATATCCCCTTTCGCAATATTGTAATGtacttaaaatgttttcttaatcTGACTGTTCTAGctgagtaaaatgaacaatgTATACCTCCAAGGGCTTGGGTGTCATACCCACATcacatgacccccccccctaGAGATCAGATGGAGGCGCTGAAGCTCATGTTTCACACGCACAGTGCACATGCAAATTCTTCCCCACGACAGtcttactttgttttctttctttctcaatgCAGTAAGCTGGGCCCGAAGGATCAGGGTGAGAAAGCCATGGAAGGAGCCCTCCGCAGCCTGTCGCAGCTGGACTTGGATTACATTGACCTCTACCTGATCCACTGGCCTGGCACACAGGGTCTGGTAGTGACTGATCAACGCAACTCGGGTAAAGAGTTCAGATGAAGTCAAGTTTTCCTTTGTGTACCAAAAATATCATCGGAAATGTAACTGTGCATGCATGGactgtatgtacatttattttaaaaagaaaagtatagCATTTGAAGTAAATCTTTTGGCCAggtgttttataaataaatgctcCACTAATTAAGAGGTAAGATTCATGCTGCCTTCTCACATTCCTCCTCTACAATGTAGTTGTATTTGAGTAGCCGCGATGATGAAGCtgtaattaatatttgattCCAGGCAACCGAGCTCAGAGTTGGGCCACCCTGGAGGAACTGCATGCCCAGGGGAAGCTGAAGGCCATAGGAGTGTCAAACTACACACCAGCACACATGAGAGAACTGATACAGAGCTGCAAAATCCCTCCTGCAGTGCTACAGGTATAATGCAGGAGAGTGAAAGAGGCTTAGATAATATATGATTTATAAAAttgtaaacaaatgcaaaaaaaataaatagttttgtGCACTCAGTTCTAAATAATAAAGCCAATGCAGAgggtgtgtatgtttttattcttcaggTAGAGTTTCATCCACGGCTGTGCCAGACTGAGCTGAGGAAGGTGTGTGAGGAGTATGGAGTGTGTTTCCAAGCCTACTCCTCTTTAGGGAAAGGAGAGCTGCTCACTGATACCACGGTTACAGAAGTGGCAAAGAACTGTGGACGCACACCTGCACAGGTAAACACCTACTACACCCCTTTTTGGGCCAACCTCACTAACTCATTGttcaataaatacacatttttgcacaggcacttggaaaacatttaaatgttttgctcaCCTCCAGGTCCTGTTGTGCTGGGCGATGCAGCAGGGTGTCCCAGTGCTCCCCAAGTCCTCGAATCCGGACAGAATAAAGGAGAACGCCAGGCTTTTTGACTTCACACTGAGTGACACAGACATGGCCAGATTGTCAGCTTTAGACTGTGAGCATAAGTACTGCTGGGATCCTTCAGAAGTGGCTTGATAGACCACTAGTTCCCTTCCATGGTGACTTTTTACTGCTGCTGTACTTCAGTTCTGACTGGCAGtcatgcagtggtggaaaaccACTGCAGACAAAGTGGGAAATGGGAGTTTTGATACATGGAGATCAGTTAACTCAGTTTTTCTGGGTTTCCAGCAGATCTCACATACCAAATACACTTGGTTAATGTATTGAGGATTGAGGCAGGTGTATGTACTGAGATATCTGAAAGTTCAACTAACATTTTGAACATTGGCCAATAAATTGCCTTGTTTACTGTGGCCCATATGGCATGAAACACTGAGAACCTTTCCAGGCAGTACCTATAGGTTTGTTGCTTAATAAccaaataatatttttctgtttaaaaatctgtcagtgCCCCATCATGTTAAGACTAGTTTCATATTCTTCATAGTGTGTTGCTTCAGGCTATTATTATGCACAATatgtttttatggctttttttaTCCTGgcttttccatttgaaaaatgCTTCCTCTGCACTGGAGAATTTAAAAGAACTACACAGGAGATTTCCTTTAAAACCActcttaaaatgatttattcgGGACAGCATATACCAGAAGTTTGACAGCTgtagagaaaatacatttacaaaagtcattaaaaaaaatgaaaaagaatccaacaaaaaagaaaatattaaaattcaattttctcCACACACATCTCCAGATTCAAGTAATACTAAGGATGGTTGAAAAACTCCAGGTGCCCAGGCAGGTTTTCCTTTGGGGTGTGTTCACGGTCACAAAAGTTTAAAGTCAAAATCATTACTGGTCACATGACTTCTGCTGAAAAGCAAGCAGAAAGCAAGCAGAAATCGGTTTTAGCTGTTTTAACGTTTTTCTGGAGTTGCAGTTGTGACAGTAAACACACCTCCACATTGTTGTGCTTTTTCTTGAGCGTAATCTGCGACAGCAAGCTGTACAGTTTAAGGCGGTAACAGGGTAAACAGACAGGGCTGACTATGCGGTGTCACATCACGGGTTACAGCATGTTCAAGGCAGGTCATAACAGTATTACACTCTTTTAAATTCCTGCTGAACTTTGTTTCAAGAGAGAGTAAAGCATTCATGTCTGATCCCAAGCTCACAACACCATGCACATATTCTCTGCCAGCTGACTCTACTGTACTTGTGTCAAAGTATGGGTGGATCTAGTAGGagtgacatgttaaaatgtaaagcaaTATTATTTGTTATGACAGCACAATTACTTAAAAACTCATTCCTGATTTCCCTGTTTATCTGATATAAAGCAGTGGAGTCTCTCTTGAGCATTATGTAGTTAACATTTATCAACATAGT is a window of Xiphias gladius isolate SHS-SW01 ecotype Sanya breed wild chromosome 12, ASM1685928v1, whole genome shotgun sequence DNA encoding:
- the LOC120797371 gene encoding membrane-anchored junction protein isoform X1, which encodes MTLQSFSFPFPETRFFRAGRFIYKFKIRGGSSYSGEEVMGGNYFNQELEDIVRAVLGNLDSLQPFSSTHFNIFPYKKRWEGLSKVMCKHGEKKLRAYPFILILYLEKNTQNGKQAEEKLSPEKEIVQHFPSVSEPQSKRCKRDSPLEEAILKDLIKDLEAESKVSMVGRLHMDNPHAEEAVKEDPGHGDKEGTNGFDQPQLKSGVNDISGSGNPGEVQPGTIQDMGEEEGENSDSGSPVRSGILTRLASRIFPFSLFFRDP
- the LOC120797371 gene encoding membrane-anchored junction protein isoform X2, which translates into the protein MTLQSFSFPFPETRFFRAGRFIYKFKIRGGSSYSGEEVMGGNYFNQELEDIVRAVLGNLDSLQPFSSTHFNIFPYKKRWEGLSKVMCKHGEKKLRAYPFILILYLEKNTQNGKQAEEKLSPEKEIVQHFPSVSEPQSKRCKRDSPLEEAILKDLIKDLEAESKVSMVGLHMDNPHAEEAVKEDPGHGDKEGTNGFDQPQLKSGVNDISGSGNPGEVQPGTIQDMGEEEGENSDSGSPVRSGILTRLASRIFPFSLFFRDP
- the zgc:101765 gene encoding glyoxal reductase, whose protein sequence is MTQQGWIAQRVQTGYKENRRLSDQMSSSSAAISSVPLNTGVQMPLLGLGTYKLWGPEDVYRAVDAALAAGYRAFDSAAVYKNEADLGRALRELLPKYGLTREDVFITSKLGPKDQGEKAMEGALRSLSQLDLDYIDLYLIHWPGTQGLVVTDQRNSGNRAQSWATLEELHAQGKLKAIGVSNYTPAHMRELIQSCKIPPAVLQVEFHPRLCQTELRKVCEEYGVCFQAYSSLGKGELLTDTTVTEVAKNCGRTPAQVLLCWAMQQGVPVLPKSSNPDRIKENARLFDFTLSDTDMARLSALDCEHKYCWDPSEVA